A portion of the Ricinus communis isolate WT05 ecotype wild-type chromosome 10, ASM1957865v1, whole genome shotgun sequence genome contains these proteins:
- the LOC8258890 gene encoding ribonuclease II, chloroplastic/mitochondrial isoform X1, producing MMAVRAVNTCSILHFSKAPPFFLVRCRFKTLRFCQYSNLSSRRPIIRCESQFQFHGTNIRSFSVQSLVDSVMEELASLRKSRRKRVCPAIKLTGSGELLDDKLVNRPLEKGLLLEFKKDTDRILLAVARRPDGKKNWMVYDQNGVTSSIKPQQVTYIVPGVENFDHTEISNFVQKAQDNLDPSLLEFAWVELLETNKSVTPEELAEMIFGSAEPLESYCAHLLLSKDEMYFTVLETKGSRSLYGPRPTSQVEELMHRKLAKDAAEKELQEFVQLLKSAKAMPSHAKPSKSSWMIEEKTRHKIESLEAYAIDACKSDDQKRTAGMILKAMGMAKIASSALNLLIDVGYFPLHVNLDILKLNIRTDHSDEILSAAENLLLESVDPDKIHRKDLTHLKVYAIDVDEADELDDALSATKLQDGRIKIWIHVADPGRYVQPGSKIDREAMKRGTSVFLPTATYPMFPEKLAMDGMSLKQGEVCNAVSVSVVLHSDGCIAEYSVDNSIIKPTYMLTYESASELLHLNLEEEAELRILSEAASNRLQWRCQQGAVNTATLETRIKVANPEDPEPSINLYVENQADPAMRLVSEMMILCGEVVATYGSCNNIPLPYRGQPQSNIDVSAFAHLPEGPVRSAAVVKIMRAAEFDFRKPVRHGILGIPGYVQFTSPIRRYMDLLAHYQVKAVLRGEPPPFSAGQLEGMASMINMQARVVRSLCNSNLRYWIIEFLKRQPKERRYRALILRFIKDRIAALLLVEVGFQASAWVSTGVHIGDEIQVQVKEAHPRDDFVSLTEVVQG from the exons ATGATGGCGGTTCGAGCCGTTAACACTTGTTCTATCCTTCATTTTTCTAAGGCGCCTCCGTTCTTTCTGGTCCGTTGTCGTTTTAAGACCTTGCGGTTTTGCCAGTACTCTAATCTCTCGTCTCGGAGGCCGATAATTCGGTGCGAGTCACAGTTTCAGTTTCATGGAACTAATATTAGGAGCTTTTCTGTTCAGAGTCTTGTTGATAGCGTCATGGAAGAGCTTGCTTCTCTTCGCAAAAGCAGACGCAAGAGAGTTTGCCCCGCTATTAA ATTAACTGGCAGTGGAGAGCTTCTGGATGATAAGCTGGTAAACCGGCCACTTGAGAAAGGATTGCTGCTGGAATTCAAGAAGGATACTGACAGGATACTGCTGGCAGTAGCGCGGAGACCTGATGGAAAGAAGAATTGGATGGTGTATGATCAG AATGGTGTAACATCCTCAATTAAACCACAACAAGTTACATATATTGTACCCGGTGTTGAAAATTTTGACCACACAGAAATCTCAAACTTTGTTCAGAAGGCTCAAGATAACTTG GACCCATCACTCTTAGAGTTTGCTTGGGTTGAGCTTCTTGAAACGAATAAATCAGTGACACCAGAGGAGTTAGCAGAG ATGATTTTTGGTAGTGCGGAACCTCTTGAGAGCTATTGTGCACATCTGCTACTATCAAAAGATGAAATGTATTTCACGGTGTTAGAAACAAAAGGTTCTCGTTCGCTTTATGGACCTCGGCCTACTTCACAG GTAGAAGAACTTATGCACAGGAAGCTTGCAAAGGATGCTGCTGAGAAAGAACTTCAGGAGTTTGTCCAACTACTAAAGTCTGCCAAGGCAATGCCTTCGCATGCTAAACCTTCCAAATCTTCGTGGATGATTGAAGAGAAAACTCGACACAAAATTGAGTCTCTTGAAGCATATGCTATTGATGCGTGCAAAAGTGATGACCAAAAGAGAACTGCTGGGATG ATCCTAAAGGCAATGGGAATGGCGAAAATAGCATCCTCTGCTCTAAACCTCCTTATAGACGTTGGATATTTTCCGCTCCATGTTAATCTTGATATATTGAAGTTAAACATCCGTACTGATCATTCAGATGAGATTTTGTCAGCTGCCGAAAATCTTCTGTTAGAGTCAGTTGACCCAGACAAG ATTCATCGAAAAGATCTCACTCACTTGAAGGTCTATGCCATTGATGTTGATGAGGCTGATGAG CTTGACGATGCCCTGAGTGCAACAAAGTTACAAGATGGTCGGATCAAAATCTGGATACATGTTGCAGATCCAGGTCGTTATGTGCAACCTGGAAGCAAAATAGACAG GGAGGCAATGAAAAGAGGAACTTCTGTTTTCTTGCCTACGGCTACTTATCCAATGTTTCCAGAGAAACTTGCCATGGACGGTATGAGTTTGAAACAAGGAGAGGTCTGCAATGCTGTTTCAGTATCTGTTGTTTTACATTCTGATGGCTG CATTGCAGAATACTCTGTGGATAACTCAATCATTAAACCAACCTATATGCTGACCTATGAGAGTGCATCTGAGCTGCTTCATTTGAACCTTGAGGAGGAGGCTGAATTGAGAATTCTTTCTGAGGCTGCATCTAACCGGTTGCAGTGGCGTTGCCAACag GGTGCGGTCAACACAGCCACATTGGAAACTCGCATCAAGGTGGCTAATCCAGAAGATCCAGAGCCATCTATTAATCTTTATGTTGAAAACCAAGCTGATCCTGCAATGCGACTTGTCTCTGAGATGATGATACTCTGTGGAGAAGTTGTAGCCACCTATGGCTCTTGCAATAACATTCCTTTACCCTATAGAGGACAGCCTCAATCAAATATCGATGTATCTGCATTTGCACATCTTCCTGAAGGACCTGTTAGAAGCGCTGCAGTTGTTAAAATAATGCGTGCTGCTGAATTTGATTTTAGGAAACCTGTACGCCATGGGATTCTGGGGATTCCTGGCTATGTTCAGTTTACTTCTCCCATTCGTAGATATATGGATCTTCTTGCTCATTATCAG GTCAAAGCAGTTCTCAGAGGTGAACCTCCTCCTTTTTCAGCTGGTCAGCTGGAGGGGATGGCATCAATGATTAATATGCAAGCTAGGGTAGTGAGGAGCCTCTGCAACAGCAATCTTCGCTATTGGATAATAGAATTCCTGAAAAGGCAGCCAAAGGAGAGAAGATATCGTGCACTGATTCTTAGATTCATTAAAGATCGGATAGCAGCCTTGCTACTCGTTGAG GTTGGGTTTCAAGCATCTGCATGGGTGTCCACGGGAGTACATATAGGAGATGAAATACAGGTTCAGGTAAAAGAAGCTCATCCGCGTGATGATTTTGTTTCCCTCACTGAGGTTGTACAAGGATAA
- the LOC8258890 gene encoding ribonuclease II, chloroplastic/mitochondrial isoform X2, with amino-acid sequence MVYDQNGVTSSIKPQQVTYIVPGVENFDHTEISNFVQKAQDNLDPSLLEFAWVELLETNKSVTPEELAEMIFGSAEPLESYCAHLLLSKDEMYFTVLETKGSRSLYGPRPTSQVEELMHRKLAKDAAEKELQEFVQLLKSAKAMPSHAKPSKSSWMIEEKTRHKIESLEAYAIDACKSDDQKRTAGMILKAMGMAKIASSALNLLIDVGYFPLHVNLDILKLNIRTDHSDEILSAAENLLLESVDPDKIHRKDLTHLKVYAIDVDEADELDDALSATKLQDGRIKIWIHVADPGRYVQPGSKIDREAMKRGTSVFLPTATYPMFPEKLAMDGMSLKQGEVCNAVSVSVVLHSDGCIAEYSVDNSIIKPTYMLTYESASELLHLNLEEEAELRILSEAASNRLQWRCQQGAVNTATLETRIKVANPEDPEPSINLYVENQADPAMRLVSEMMILCGEVVATYGSCNNIPLPYRGQPQSNIDVSAFAHLPEGPVRSAAVVKIMRAAEFDFRKPVRHGILGIPGYVQFTSPIRRYMDLLAHYQVKAVLRGEPPPFSAGQLEGMASMINMQARVVRSLCNSNLRYWIIEFLKRQPKERRYRALILRFIKDRIAALLLVEVGFQASAWVSTGVHIGDEIQVQVKEAHPRDDFVSLTEVVQG; translated from the exons ATGGTGTATGATCAG AATGGTGTAACATCCTCAATTAAACCACAACAAGTTACATATATTGTACCCGGTGTTGAAAATTTTGACCACACAGAAATCTCAAACTTTGTTCAGAAGGCTCAAGATAACTTG GACCCATCACTCTTAGAGTTTGCTTGGGTTGAGCTTCTTGAAACGAATAAATCAGTGACACCAGAGGAGTTAGCAGAG ATGATTTTTGGTAGTGCGGAACCTCTTGAGAGCTATTGTGCACATCTGCTACTATCAAAAGATGAAATGTATTTCACGGTGTTAGAAACAAAAGGTTCTCGTTCGCTTTATGGACCTCGGCCTACTTCACAG GTAGAAGAACTTATGCACAGGAAGCTTGCAAAGGATGCTGCTGAGAAAGAACTTCAGGAGTTTGTCCAACTACTAAAGTCTGCCAAGGCAATGCCTTCGCATGCTAAACCTTCCAAATCTTCGTGGATGATTGAAGAGAAAACTCGACACAAAATTGAGTCTCTTGAAGCATATGCTATTGATGCGTGCAAAAGTGATGACCAAAAGAGAACTGCTGGGATG ATCCTAAAGGCAATGGGAATGGCGAAAATAGCATCCTCTGCTCTAAACCTCCTTATAGACGTTGGATATTTTCCGCTCCATGTTAATCTTGATATATTGAAGTTAAACATCCGTACTGATCATTCAGATGAGATTTTGTCAGCTGCCGAAAATCTTCTGTTAGAGTCAGTTGACCCAGACAAG ATTCATCGAAAAGATCTCACTCACTTGAAGGTCTATGCCATTGATGTTGATGAGGCTGATGAG CTTGACGATGCCCTGAGTGCAACAAAGTTACAAGATGGTCGGATCAAAATCTGGATACATGTTGCAGATCCAGGTCGTTATGTGCAACCTGGAAGCAAAATAGACAG GGAGGCAATGAAAAGAGGAACTTCTGTTTTCTTGCCTACGGCTACTTATCCAATGTTTCCAGAGAAACTTGCCATGGACGGTATGAGTTTGAAACAAGGAGAGGTCTGCAATGCTGTTTCAGTATCTGTTGTTTTACATTCTGATGGCTG CATTGCAGAATACTCTGTGGATAACTCAATCATTAAACCAACCTATATGCTGACCTATGAGAGTGCATCTGAGCTGCTTCATTTGAACCTTGAGGAGGAGGCTGAATTGAGAATTCTTTCTGAGGCTGCATCTAACCGGTTGCAGTGGCGTTGCCAACag GGTGCGGTCAACACAGCCACATTGGAAACTCGCATCAAGGTGGCTAATCCAGAAGATCCAGAGCCATCTATTAATCTTTATGTTGAAAACCAAGCTGATCCTGCAATGCGACTTGTCTCTGAGATGATGATACTCTGTGGAGAAGTTGTAGCCACCTATGGCTCTTGCAATAACATTCCTTTACCCTATAGAGGACAGCCTCAATCAAATATCGATGTATCTGCATTTGCACATCTTCCTGAAGGACCTGTTAGAAGCGCTGCAGTTGTTAAAATAATGCGTGCTGCTGAATTTGATTTTAGGAAACCTGTACGCCATGGGATTCTGGGGATTCCTGGCTATGTTCAGTTTACTTCTCCCATTCGTAGATATATGGATCTTCTTGCTCATTATCAG GTCAAAGCAGTTCTCAGAGGTGAACCTCCTCCTTTTTCAGCTGGTCAGCTGGAGGGGATGGCATCAATGATTAATATGCAAGCTAGGGTAGTGAGGAGCCTCTGCAACAGCAATCTTCGCTATTGGATAATAGAATTCCTGAAAAGGCAGCCAAAGGAGAGAAGATATCGTGCACTGATTCTTAGATTCATTAAAGATCGGATAGCAGCCTTGCTACTCGTTGAG GTTGGGTTTCAAGCATCTGCATGGGTGTCCACGGGAGTACATATAGGAGATGAAATACAGGTTCAGGTAAAAGAAGCTCATCCGCGTGATGATTTTGTTTCCCTCACTGAGGTTGTACAAGGATAA